One Echeneis naucrates chromosome 4, fEcheNa1.1, whole genome shotgun sequence genomic window, TGTGTCGGAGTGAAAGTGCAGCCATGACACTGAGCAAATATTGCAAACAAACCCTTTTCCACACAGTAGTAAGCAAATCTACATGTACCTGCTCTGAGGGAGGACTTCTTATCAGAGCCTCTGAGTCATCACACATATCAAAAGGATGTGAAACTGCAATCTGGTTTGCATTTTTCAGCATCTCACCACACAAGAGCACATTTTTTCCACAGAATAACAAAAAGCCCTCACATATTTACAACTGACTGAGTCCCTGAAGTGACATTCATCTTCACCCCAATGTCAACAGTCACATCAggactgaaataaactgaacattttcttACTGTTGGCTTTGAGCTGACACCAGAACCAGGGAAGTGCCGCCAGCAGCAGGATGACCGGTAGCACCAGGAGGACGCCAGTGATGGCAGAGGAAAAGATACCTGAAGTTCCATTCAGTTCgactgttgttgtgtctgttggtgatggaggaactggaggagtTCAAAGGAGAACATACACGTGTCATGTTCACACtcatttccagaaaaaaaaaattgtcagtgTTCAAAAGGATTCAAATGATTTTCCAGTTTAATGGGAAATCTACAACTGCTCATTGAGACTAATTCAGTATATTCTCCTTTTTTGTTGCAGATTAGAAGGAAGTTGagacactttcacttttttgccaaatgaacattttactgtcaatgaAAGTGACACAGCCCTCACCAgagtgagccgggattggctccagaacccctgagacccggaaacagatcagaggtggaagatgaatgaatgaatgagtgaatgagccCCTCATGTTGTTTTTAGCCATATTAGGATCTGAGCTGGTCTGAAGGTCAGTTTAAGTCTGGACCTGGTTCAGGTGGTCTTTTGCTGATGATCGATACATTATTGGTCCTATTATCATCAGCAGAAGAACATTTTAGTGACAAACTAATGAAAGTTGGACAATATTAGataattaataacatttttgaCCTAAACATACTAATTTTTAATACGTGTAATTGATTAGCGATTAGTACGGCTTTAAGGCAGTAATGTTTTTGatgaaggtaaaaaaataaaaaatatagttATGGTGCAATGATCAGGGTCATCCAATAATCCAACATTCATTTGGAATTTAGAACCATTAATCTGTTAttctaaaaactaaaacaaaatatatattatttttttgtttttagaattgttttgttgaaagcaattttaattatttaaaaggtttcatcagattTTTGATTAAAACAAATAGAAATTACATGAAAAAGGACTACATTTGATataatttattgtattatttatctgtttattaaattttgattattttccttatagatttattattttatttcttgtctATCAGAAACAGTAAAGTGTTTCAGAGGAACAgaaagtgaaatataaaaacattcattataaaAACCAAAAGGACATAAAAGCCCAAAGAGGCAGACAGATAGAAGAGaggctgtgacctttgaccctcagGTCAGCTGATACCTGTGCTGCTCCTGTTCTCCTCCTGGACGACCAGATGAACCTTGTTACTTTCTGTCAGGAGTCCGGAGTCAAACAAACTGGCCCAGTAGATCTCGCTGTGGTTCAGCTGGAGGTTTGTGATGTGATAAACTACTGACGTGTTTTCAGGGTAAATGCTGAAAATGCCTCCCGGACAAACTTTGATGGAGCATTCTGCAATCTTCCTCTGGCCTGAGACATAAACTGCAAAGTGGCTGTCATGCTGCAGGACGGTGTTGTTGAACCTGAACCAGAGCGTGACGTTGCTGCCGAGGAGCCCCGTGACCTCGGCTCTGCTGGAGCCTGAAGGACCAATTAAAAATCCCATCATTTCTCCTTCCTTCAAATCAGCTCCAGAACAACCCAGCCACgtgagaggaactttctgtgttcaccttttctttggttattctgctttactcagttttaacagcaaaataaggaaaggaaacattcagagtttgtttttagttagttcgTCTTCTGATTCCCGAGAACAGAGTAcgaactgatcagacagaatcagatgagagttttttaaaataacaacatgACAAATTGAATGTTGCTCTAAACAGCTGACTGTCTCTGATGTCAGACCGGTTCAATCAATAAAATTTGTCTCTCCTCATGATGTTGACAGATTATGATCCAGAAGgactttaataataataaaaaaggtttataaataaaattaaaacccTGCTCTGACAGTTAAAagtacatttgttttattaaaggaTTTCACAGGAAAGCTTTTGTTGGAGGGTCTTTCCtgacaattattatttttttacctttatttaaCTAGGAGAAGTCTTGTTGAGATTAATTATCTCTTTTACAAGAGAGTCCTGGCCAagataagcagcagaaaataCAAAGTTTCATAAGAacaattcaaaattaaatgatCCATactataatattattattgtaaatCGGTATTTGTCATCAGCACAGTAACGGGCAGAAAATGACCTTCTCAGATTTGAGATGGAGAACCTTACTGTTGAAGATGAGCTGAGCCGCGGCGATCAGGATGAGTCCGACACACTTTGAAACCTTCTTGTCCACCATGATGTTGGAGACGAGCTGCCACGACGTCTCAGCAGGCGGCAGGAGGAAACTGTCGACAGGAACTTGCACAAACACCGATTTATCTACCTTCAGCATCAGCGGCGCCTCCTGCAGCGGAACGCTTCATGGACATGTGGTGCACAGTTTCCTTCAGCCCTCAGGAAGAGTTTAGACAGACCTGACTGTCAGAAAACACGTTTAGTTTGTCTGAAATCAGTTAGAGCTGCTCTCTAACAGTCAGCCGTGTTCATCTGTGTCTCTCAAAGCTTCTTTAAGTTCAAGTTCAGAAGAAAAATCCCCatgtttgtttctatttttgacACAAAAGCAGTTTCATTTTTGACTTTGTGGTGTTCATTCTGGTTTTCTGGGGTTTGTAGAAGGAACTGGCTTGACTTTGGCTGAATCTTTCAGATAATCAGTATTTATGTCTTCTGCTTTATGGGACCATACCTGTAGATTACAGCGGCGCATTGGATCAGCAGTTAGCATCTGCtaacaaagtaaaatgtttaCAATGAGTGAGAAACACCAAAGAAATGAGACCGTCTGTGACTTGCAGGTTCAAATGTTCAAACAAATCTGCTTCTTTCCGTCAAACTggatttaaaacacaaaactggagctattgaacaaacagaaaactcatTTCTactttttgatttgtttcatttttgttttgaaaaaccaAAACTTTTGAATTTTAACACAATACTGAGATAAAGCTGAGGTTAACCGCAGCAGAGGAAGTTGGGGCCTTTGGTGGTGACTGACGGTTTCGGTGGTGATGGATGGGGGTCGTCTCCTGAAGTGCCTGTTTTCAGAGCATCACTGCGACCTCTAAGTCACATGACCTGAAAGCCTCAGCTCAGTCATGTGAGGCACCCTCTGCCCTCCTTGGTGTGTCCAGCTCCCTCCACTGGAGGGCGCTGCCTGTCTCTGACTCACCAGTGTGTTGTGGTTCTGCACCACCCAgtggactgacacacacacagtgttttttcTGTATTAACACAAAATTGTGTTACTCTCCatcagtctgatgtgttttcgctaaatattttctttcttgaacTGAAAAAGTCTGGTCCTggatctggtcctggtcttgatGTTGTTTTCAGGCCACTTCCAGTTTATTGAACTCACAGACGTCGGGGTCATGAGGTGTCAGTGGGCATGGCTAAACTGTCGTCAGctcatctgtttatttgtctatttattgttttaaaccagatttggaggaaaaggtggatctgacctgttctGGACTCTCTCTTGATTGGGTGGTACATtatgtcaatcacacagtagccctgCCCCATAAACCCTCCCCTTTCCATCTAagtggagcatcatttaaaaatgaatgttgcatttcagactgagaccataaactcatcaggaaaacctTTGTTGAACATCTTCACTGTGGGAATCAGAGCTGAGACCTTTCCTGTTGAACCTGAAGGCATCATGACTCTAAAAGGTGACCATGACAAATTTCTGGGTGTCAGCTGTTTTCATCCATGCTTACTGTCAGAGTCGTCTCTGAGCCTCCGTTACCCAGAATCCTCATCTCTGTTGTCTCTTATCCAACATGTGCAGAACGTATGTGTGATCTCCAGTTTGTTCATCttaaattcacacaaacatgatgtaaCATTGGAGATTACAGCATCTCTGGCTTTGTCTCCCACAAactggagagaggaagagcaggaaaaCCCcaatcaccatggcaacagagggaaaacacacacacacacacacacacatagaggcTCTGTACAGACTATTGATCTGTTAAAGATGGACTGATTTTCATGTTCTTGAGCCAAAGTGAGAAACATGttcatttctgaaatgaatgttttctaaTCAGCTGATAATCATCTGATCATCAATAAGTGGCCTCTCTACGGTAACATGATGATATGACgacaatgacaatgatgatgatgagcccTGCCTGAAGTCCTGCTccctcacataaacacacacactctaaaacactgaaacagattCACCAAACTCTTCTGTTACTTTACAGTCAAAAATATGAACAACGTGAGAGAGGTGACTGTACACACACTGTGTGACTCAAACAATCCTGCTACataaacaaatatgaatattcATCAACCTGAAGATTAGAGTCACAAAATGAACCAGTTCCAGAAAATACCtccacaacacacagctgctgcactcacactgtgtgtgtgtgtgtggacctaCAGGTTGATCATCGGCTGGCACTCAGGTCAAGCTCATGTCATAGCAACAGAGGAACCATCGCCCACTCCCTAGCAACCTGGAGGACactgctgcctcactgtcactgGTTGCCCTGGAGACGCTGCTACCAAgctgagatacacacacacacacacacacacacagtgtgagtgcagcagctgtgtgttgtggaGGTATTTTCTTGCACtgattcattttgtgtgtctgatctTCAGG contains:
- the LOC115042451 gene encoding uncharacterized protein LOC115042451, which produces MVDKKVSKCVGLILIAAAQLIFNSSSRAEVTGLLGSNVTLWFRFNNTVLQHDSHFAVYVSGQRKIAECSIKVCPGGIFSIYPENTSVVYHITNLQLNHSEIYWASLFDSGLLTESNKVHLVVQEENRSSTVPPSPTDTTTVELNGTSGIFSSAITGVLLVLPVILLLAALPWFWCQLKANNKQQQQQQQQLQSSNVTVQECAEAPPPVYSILDFPQRPSAVLEMNSNNTEYAAISYLSEKRV